From Pseudoxanthomonas sp. CF385, a single genomic window includes:
- a CDS encoding M28 family peptidase → MRLAPLLLALAVATPAFAASRETRIPDASLATAAQLREQALADRTGWNVVESLTTEVGPRLAGSEADAKAVAWAQAKFKALGFDKVWIEPVTFPKWERRSERASVVGAHAQPLTVTALGGSPAGTVEAEIVRFADLAALDAAPEGSLAGKIAFVDYPMKAARDGSDYRNGGAIRSKGPSAAIRKGAIAFLMRSAGTDNHRVAHTGITRFDEGLTPVPSASLTIPDADQLTRLLQRGPVRVSLALECGWDGEYTSHNVIGEITGRSLPKEVVVIGGHLDSWDLGTGAIDDGAGVAITMAAGHLIGQLKQAPKRTIRVIAFANEEQGLYGGKAYAEKHLGDITRHQIGAESDFGAGRIYAFDTGAPEHARKATEQIAQALAPLGIEYAPGKGSAGPDISPFAAKGMAWAWLAQDGSDYFDLHHNADDTLDKIDPAALAQNVAAYTVFAYLAAEADGNFGSQLKE, encoded by the coding sequence GCAGGCCCTCGCCGACCGCACCGGCTGGAACGTCGTCGAATCGCTGACCACCGAAGTGGGCCCGCGCCTGGCCGGCAGCGAGGCCGATGCCAAGGCGGTGGCGTGGGCGCAGGCGAAGTTCAAGGCGCTGGGTTTCGACAAGGTCTGGATCGAGCCGGTGACGTTCCCGAAGTGGGAGCGCCGCAGCGAGCGCGCATCCGTCGTCGGCGCGCATGCGCAGCCGCTGACCGTCACCGCGTTGGGCGGCAGCCCCGCAGGCACGGTGGAGGCGGAGATCGTCCGCTTCGCCGACCTCGCTGCGCTGGACGCGGCGCCGGAGGGTTCGCTGGCCGGCAAGATCGCCTTCGTCGATTACCCGATGAAGGCCGCGCGCGATGGCAGCGATTACCGCAATGGCGGCGCGATCCGCTCCAAGGGCCCGTCGGCCGCCATCCGCAAGGGCGCGATCGCGTTCCTGATGCGCTCCGCTGGCACCGACAACCACCGCGTCGCGCACACCGGCATCACCCGTTTCGACGAAGGCCTGACGCCCGTGCCGTCGGCCTCGCTGACCATTCCCGACGCCGACCAGCTGACGCGCCTGCTGCAGCGTGGACCCGTGCGCGTGTCGCTCGCGCTGGAGTGCGGTTGGGACGGGGAATACACCTCGCACAACGTGATCGGCGAGATCACCGGGCGCAGCCTGCCGAAGGAGGTCGTGGTGATCGGCGGCCACCTGGATTCCTGGGATCTGGGTACCGGCGCGATCGACGACGGCGCCGGCGTCGCCATCACCATGGCCGCCGGCCACCTGATCGGCCAGTTGAAGCAGGCGCCCAAGCGCACGATCCGGGTGATCGCCTTCGCCAATGAGGAGCAGGGCCTGTACGGCGGCAAGGCGTACGCGGAGAAGCACCTGGGCGACATCACCCGCCACCAGATCGGCGCGGAGAGCGACTTCGGCGCGGGTCGCATCTATGCGTTCGACACCGGCGCGCCCGAACACGCACGCAAGGCCACCGAACAGATCGCGCAGGCGCTGGCGCCGCTGGGCATCGAGTACGCGCCCGGCAAGGGCAGCGCGGGCCCGGACATCAGCCCGTTCGCCGCCAAAGGCATGGCGTGGGCGTGGCTGGCGCAGGACGGCAGCGACTACTTCGACCTGCACCACAACGCCGACGACACGCTGGACAAGATCGACCCGGCCGCACTGGCGCAGAACGTGGCCGCGTACACGGTGTTCGCCTATCTCGCTGCCGAAGCAGACGGCAATTTCGGCAGCCAGCTCAAGGAATGA
- a CDS encoding TrmH family RNA methyltransferase, whose product MTGPWDKRPAGRPPRADGPQAPRATEPRAPAPPAAPRSELRLYGLNAVQAVFDRRPEAIRKLYLLESRIHALKPLLAWCVKQRVGYRVVEEGDLDRLAGSTHHEGVVADVVKREPASMGDWLRTLPDGQPVAALWLDGVGNPHNFGAILRSAAHFGVAGILLPRDSTLALSGAAARVAEGGAEQVPLVRMGQTDNAAAQLRNAGFSLAATVVRGGDDLFAAKLPRRLVYVMGAEGEGMDARLAEACDARLSIPGSGAVESLNVAAATAVFLAQWKQRA is encoded by the coding sequence ATGACCGGCCCCTGGGACAAGCGGCCTGCCGGCCGTCCTCCGCGTGCCGATGGCCCGCAAGCGCCTCGCGCTACCGAACCTCGGGCGCCTGCACCTCCCGCTGCGCCGCGCAGCGAGCTGCGCCTGTATGGGCTGAACGCCGTGCAGGCCGTGTTCGACCGACGGCCCGAGGCGATCCGCAAGCTCTACCTGCTGGAGTCGCGCATCCACGCGTTGAAGCCCCTGCTGGCCTGGTGCGTGAAGCAGCGCGTGGGCTATCGCGTGGTGGAAGAGGGCGATCTCGACCGGCTGGCCGGCAGCACGCACCACGAAGGCGTGGTGGCGGACGTCGTGAAGCGGGAGCCGGCATCGATGGGCGACTGGCTGCGCACGCTGCCCGACGGCCAGCCCGTCGCGGCGCTGTGGCTCGATGGTGTAGGGAATCCGCACAACTTCGGCGCGATCCTGCGCTCGGCCGCGCATTTCGGGGTGGCCGGCATCCTGCTGCCGCGCGATTCGACCCTGGCGCTCTCCGGCGCGGCCGCGCGCGTGGCCGAGGGCGGCGCCGAGCAGGTGCCGCTGGTGCGCATGGGGCAGACCGACAATGCGGCCGCCCAGTTGCGGAATGCAGGATTCTCGCTGGCCGCCACCGTGGTGCGCGGCGGCGACGATCTCTTCGCGGCGAAACTGCCGCGACGCCTCGTCTACGTGATGGGTGCGGAAGGCGAGGGCATGGACGCACGCCTTGCCGAAGCCTGCGATGCGCGCCTGTCGATTCCCGGCAGCGGCGCCGTCGAGAGCCTCAATGTCGCGGCGGCGACGGCAGTCTTCCTGGCGCAGTGGAAGCAGCGCGCGTAG
- a CDS encoding GNAT family protein, with translation MADRPFDGVRIDGEGFLLRAWRQDDLDALLRHADDPQVPRGLSERFPHPYTRADGEAFLAGRVVDFRHPVFAIEMEGEACGGIAVRPQAGERAHGAELGYWLGRRHWGRGHMTRVVAAYIDWVVPVLALRRIEANVLDVNPASARVLEKNGFTEEGVRRSALQKPDGFHDLRLFGRLFVV, from the coding sequence ATGGCTGATCGCCCGTTCGACGGTGTGCGCATCGACGGCGAGGGGTTCCTGCTGCGCGCCTGGCGGCAGGACGATCTCGACGCGTTGCTGCGGCATGCCGACGATCCGCAGGTGCCGCGCGGCCTGAGCGAACGTTTCCCGCATCCCTACACCCGCGCCGACGGCGAAGCCTTCCTGGCAGGCCGCGTCGTGGATTTCCGCCATCCGGTCTTCGCCATCGAGATGGAGGGCGAGGCCTGCGGCGGCATCGCGGTGCGTCCGCAGGCCGGCGAACGGGCGCACGGCGCGGAACTGGGCTACTGGCTCGGTCGGCGGCACTGGGGCCGCGGCCACATGACGCGCGTGGTCGCCGCCTACATCGACTGGGTCGTGCCCGTGCTCGCGCTGCGCCGGATCGAGGCGAACGTACTCGACGTCAATCCGGCCTCGGCGCGGGTGCTGGAGAAGAACGGGTTCACGGAGGAAGGCGTCCGGCGCTCCGCCCTGCAGAAGCCCGATGGCTTCCACGATCTGAGGCTGTTCGGTCGCCTGTTCGTCGTCTAG
- a CDS encoding efflux RND transporter permease subunit: MKLSDLSIKRPVFAVVVSLLLVVLGVMSFLRLTLRELPNIDPPIVSVEVNYPGASAAVVETRITQILEDGLSGIEGIKTIQSSSRNGRADVTIEFNLSRDIEAAANDVRDRVSRVMNRLPEEADPPQISKVEADADVIIWLNMRSTAMDTMELTDYADRYVLDRLSALDGVARVQLGGGQRYAMRIWLDREAMAARGVTTSDVETALRAQNVELPAGRIESQTRDFTLRVERGYQRPEQFAQLPLRKGADGYVVRLGDVAQVELGAEERRSYLRSNAVPNVGLGIVRTSTANALDVARAARAEAEVIQQTLPKDTEIFVAFDSTTFIEASIERVYWTLAEAMVLVFLVIWLFLGSLRAALIPAVTVPVCLISAFIALYAFGFSINLLTLLALVLCIGLVVDDAIVVLENVQRRADLGEPALVAARRGTTQVAFAVIATTAVLVAVFLPVGFMEGNTGRLFRELSVALAAAVAISAFVALTLTPMMSSKLVRPHTEPRGLNAWTNRTLSRVSDGYGRHVERLVAMSGKRILGLVLLAMALCGVAIVVLGLRVPSELAPSEDRGRFFVMVDGPEGAGFDYMVNQMQQVERIVMGQVGGDKPIERANSRVPRGFGGSEDMHTGQVVVFLQDWHERKATTDDVVNGLRAELSKLPGVQARANVAGGLVGSRGQRYQLVLGGPDYAELAQWRDRILQRMESNPGIQDPDSDYKETRPQMRVNIDRDRAADLGVSVQEIGRTLETMMGSRQVTTYVDNGEEYDVMLQAGREKRANTEDLAQTYVRGSDGALIPLSNLVTLSEIAEPGTFNRFNRLRAITISAGLAPGYTMGEALEWTRQAVDEELPDYAQIDWKGESREYQEAGGAILLTFTLALLIVYLVLAAQFESFVHPLVIMLTVPLAVLGALIGLWVTGGTLNLFSQIGIVMLIGLAAKNGILIVEFANQLRDDGASVAQAIAESARVRLRPILMTSVATVVGAVPLVLAGGPGSASRATIGIVVIFGVTFSTLLSLYVVPAFYALLAPFTRSPEAVAHELSKLEAETPSVGGHG; this comes from the coding sequence ATGAAGCTCTCCGACCTGTCGATCAAGCGCCCCGTCTTCGCGGTGGTGGTCAGCCTGCTGCTGGTCGTGCTGGGCGTGATGTCGTTCCTGCGCCTGACCTTGCGCGAGCTGCCCAACATCGACCCGCCGATCGTCTCGGTGGAAGTGAACTACCCGGGCGCCTCGGCCGCCGTGGTCGAGACGCGCATCACCCAGATCCTCGAGGACGGCCTGTCCGGCATCGAAGGCATCAAGACCATCCAGTCCAGCAGCCGCAACGGCCGCGCCGACGTCACCATCGAGTTCAACCTCAGCCGCGACATCGAAGCGGCGGCCAACGACGTGCGCGACCGCGTCAGCCGGGTGATGAATCGCCTGCCGGAAGAAGCCGATCCGCCGCAGATCTCCAAGGTCGAGGCCGACGCCGACGTCATCATCTGGTTGAACATGCGTTCCACCGCGATGGACACGATGGAGCTGACCGACTACGCCGACCGCTACGTGCTGGATCGGCTGTCCGCCCTCGATGGCGTGGCGCGCGTGCAGCTGGGCGGCGGCCAGCGCTATGCGATGCGCATCTGGCTGGACCGCGAGGCGATGGCGGCGCGTGGCGTCACCACCAGCGACGTCGAGACCGCGCTGCGCGCACAGAACGTCGAGTTGCCGGCGGGCCGGATCGAGTCGCAGACGCGCGACTTCACCCTGCGCGTCGAGCGCGGCTACCAGCGTCCGGAACAGTTCGCGCAGCTGCCGCTGCGCAAGGGTGCCGACGGCTACGTGGTGCGCCTCGGCGACGTGGCGCAGGTGGAACTGGGCGCGGAAGAGCGCCGCTCCTACCTGCGCAGCAATGCGGTCCCGAACGTCGGCCTGGGCATCGTGCGTACATCCACGGCGAACGCGTTGGACGTGGCCCGCGCCGCGCGCGCCGAAGCCGAGGTGATCCAGCAGACGCTGCCCAAGGACACCGAGATCTTCGTCGCCTTCGACAGCACCACCTTCATCGAAGCCTCCATCGAGCGCGTGTACTGGACGCTGGCCGAGGCGATGGTGCTGGTGTTCCTGGTCATCTGGCTGTTCCTCGGCAGCCTGCGCGCCGCGCTGATCCCGGCGGTGACGGTGCCGGTGTGCCTGATCTCCGCGTTCATCGCGCTGTACGCGTTCGGCTTCTCGATCAACCTGCTGACCCTGCTCGCGCTGGTGCTCTGCATCGGCCTGGTGGTGGACGACGCCATCGTGGTGCTGGAAAACGTGCAGCGCCGCGCCGACCTGGGCGAACCGGCACTGGTCGCGGCGCGCCGCGGCACCACCCAGGTCGCGTTCGCGGTGATCGCGACCACCGCCGTGCTGGTGGCGGTGTTCCTGCCGGTGGGCTTCATGGAAGGCAACACCGGCCGCCTGTTCCGCGAGCTGTCGGTGGCGCTGGCGGCGGCGGTGGCGATCTCGGCGTTCGTCGCCCTGACGCTGACGCCGATGATGTCGTCCAAGCTGGTGCGCCCCCACACCGAACCGCGTGGACTGAACGCCTGGACCAACCGCACGCTCAGCCGCGTCAGCGATGGCTACGGGCGGCACGTCGAGCGCCTGGTGGCGATGAGCGGCAAGCGCATCCTCGGCCTGGTGCTGCTGGCGATGGCGCTGTGCGGCGTGGCCATCGTTGTGCTCGGCCTGCGCGTGCCCAGCGAACTGGCGCCGTCGGAAGATCGTGGCCGCTTCTTCGTGATGGTCGACGGGCCGGAAGGCGCCGGCTTCGACTACATGGTCAACCAGATGCAGCAGGTCGAGCGCATCGTGATGGGCCAGGTCGGCGGCGACAAACCGATCGAGCGCGCCAACTCGCGCGTGCCGCGCGGCTTTGGCGGCAGCGAGGACATGCATACCGGCCAGGTCGTCGTGTTCCTGCAGGACTGGCACGAGCGCAAAGCCACCACCGACGATGTCGTCAACGGCCTGCGCGCCGAACTCTCCAAGTTGCCCGGCGTGCAGGCGCGCGCCAATGTGGCCGGCGGCCTGGTCGGCAGCCGCGGCCAGCGCTACCAGCTGGTGCTGGGCGGCCCCGACTACGCCGAACTGGCGCAGTGGCGCGACCGCATCCTGCAGCGGATGGAATCCAATCCCGGCATCCAGGATCCGGATTCGGACTACAAGGAAACGCGTCCGCAGATGCGGGTGAACATCGACCGCGACCGCGCCGCCGACCTTGGTGTGTCGGTGCAGGAGATCGGCCGCACGCTGGAAACGATGATGGGCTCGCGCCAGGTGACCACGTACGTGGACAACGGCGAGGAGTACGATGTCATGCTGCAGGCCGGCCGCGAGAAGCGCGCCAACACCGAAGACCTCGCGCAGACCTACGTGCGCGGCAGCGACGGTGCGCTGATCCCGCTGTCCAACCTGGTCACCCTGAGCGAGATCGCCGAGCCCGGCACCTTCAACCGCTTCAACCGCCTGCGCGCGATCACCATCAGCGCCGGCCTCGCGCCGGGCTACACGATGGGCGAGGCGCTGGAATGGACGCGGCAGGCGGTGGACGAAGAGCTGCCCGACTACGCGCAGATCGACTGGAAGGGCGAATCGCGCGAGTACCAGGAAGCCGGCGGCGCGATCCTCCTGACCTTCACCCTGGCGCTGCTGATCGTCTACCTGGTGCTGGCCGCCCAGTTCGAGAGCTTCGTCCATCCGCTGGTCATCATGCTGACCGTGCCGCTGGCGGTGCTGGGTGCGCTGATCGGCCTGTGGGTCACCGGCGGCACCCTGAACCTCTTCAGCCAGATCGGCATCGTGATGCTGATCGGCCTGGCGGCGAAGAACGGCATCCTGATCGTGGAGTTCGCCAACCAGCTGCGCGACGACGGCGCCAGCGTGGCCCAAGCCATCGCAGAATCCGCCCGCGTGCGCCTGCGCCCGATCCTGATGACCTCGGTCGCCACCGTCGTCGGCGCGGTGCCGCTGGTGCTCGCCGGCGGACCGGGTTCGGCCAGCCGCGCCACCATCGGCATCGTGGTGATCTTCGGCGTGACCTTCTCCACGCTGCTCTCGCTGTACGTGGTGCCGGCGTTCTACGCGCTGCTGGCCCCGTTCACGCGCTCGCCGGAAGCGGTCGCGCACGAGTTGAGCAAGCTGGAAGCGGAAACCCCCTCCGTCGGTGGCCATGGCTGA
- a CDS encoding efflux RND transporter periplasmic adaptor subunit, whose product MLSRSGTLRLAGVLPLLLLAACGGSEPQAKANGNAAERPIPVTTAVVQPSAWSDTLQALGTAKARESVTLTAKVSEIVQDVHFESGQQVAAGQKLVTLKGDAAQAALVQAEATFAEAERLYRRQKELADQQLIARSQLDTQLALRDAAAARVRQARADIGDRSVRAPFAGVLGIRQVSPGSLITANSTIATLDDVSRMYVDFQVPEAALASVEGGHAVTATATAFPGETFEGKVETVDARIDPATRAVTVRAVFPNDGRKLRPGMLLDVRLFRPERQALVIPEIAVVQVGRDSFVYRVKADGSVEQASVAAGVRRDGRVEIVKGVAAGDRIVIDGTGKLRPGVKVADAAPAAPAKQDAPAADGQG is encoded by the coding sequence ATGCTCAGCCGATCCGGAACCCTCCGCCTTGCGGGCGTCCTGCCGCTCCTGCTGCTCGCCGCCTGCGGCGGGTCGGAGCCGCAGGCGAAGGCGAACGGCAACGCGGCGGAGCGTCCGATTCCGGTCACCACCGCGGTGGTGCAGCCATCGGCGTGGAGCGACACGCTGCAGGCGCTGGGCACCGCCAAGGCACGTGAGTCCGTCACCCTGACCGCGAAGGTCAGCGAGATCGTCCAGGACGTGCATTTCGAAAGCGGCCAGCAGGTCGCCGCGGGCCAGAAGCTGGTCACCCTGAAGGGCGACGCGGCGCAGGCTGCGTTGGTCCAGGCCGAGGCGACCTTCGCCGAAGCAGAGCGCCTGTACCGCCGGCAGAAGGAACTCGCCGACCAGCAGCTGATCGCGCGTTCGCAGCTGGACACCCAGCTGGCGTTGCGCGATGCCGCCGCCGCGCGCGTGCGCCAGGCCCGCGCCGACATCGGCGATCGCAGCGTGCGTGCGCCGTTCGCCGGCGTACTCGGCATCCGTCAGGTCAGCCCCGGTTCGCTGATCACCGCCAACAGCACCATCGCCACGCTCGACGACGTCTCGCGCATGTACGTGGACTTCCAGGTGCCGGAAGCGGCCCTGGCCTCGGTGGAGGGCGGCCATGCCGTCACCGCCACCGCGACGGCGTTCCCGGGCGAAACCTTCGAAGGCAAGGTCGAGACCGTCGATGCGCGCATCGATCCGGCCACCCGCGCGGTCACCGTGCGCGCCGTATTCCCCAACGACGGCCGCAAGCTGCGCCCGGGCATGCTGCTCGACGTGCGCCTGTTCCGTCCCGAGCGCCAGGCGCTGGTGATCCCGGAGATCGCGGTGGTGCAGGTGGGACGTGATTCGTTCGTGTACCGGGTGAAGGCCGACGGCAGCGTCGAGCAGGCGTCGGTCGCCGCCGGCGTGCGTCGCGATGGCCGGGTCGAAATCGTGAAGGGCGTGGCCGCGGGCGATCGCATCGTCATCGACGGCACCGGCAAGCTGCGTCCCGGCGTGAAGGTCGCCGATGCCGCGCCCGCCGCGCCGGCGAAGCAGGACGCGCCCGCCGCCGACGGCCAGGGCTGA
- the cysN gene encoding sulfate adenylyltransferase subunit CysN: MSTPSSSAATDIASYLKQHEAKPLLRFITCGSVDDGKSTLIGRLLYDSKRLFDDQLAALEKDSRKHGTQGERIDYALLLDGLAAEREQGITIDVAYRYFDTDQRKFIVADCPGHEQYTRNMATGASTADLAVVLVDARKGLLTQTHRHSYIVSLLGIRHVVLAVNKMDLVDFDPAVFARIAADYRALAQRLGIDEVTCIPLSALEGDNLSSRSARTPWYEGPALLEHLERVQIDALDGGAGLRLPVQWVNRPHQNFRGYAGTIAAGVVKPGDEVVVLPSSRRTRVAQVLDADGEVASASAGQAVTLTLADEIDISRGDVIAAAGDPPEVADQFAAHLLWMSDAPLLPGRPYWLKIGARTVSATVTEIKHRIDVNTQEHLAAKRLELNEVGYCNLSLDEPIAFEAYARNRALGGFILIDRYDNATAGAGTLDFALRRAGNVHWQHVDVDKAARARQKGQAPKVLWFTGLSGAGKSTIANLVDKRLHALGYHSFLLDGDNVRHGLNRDLGFTDEDRVENIRRVAEVARLMADAGLIVLVSFISPFRAERRMARARFDDGEFVEVFVDVPLAVAEARDVKGLYKKARAGLIPNFTGIDSPYEAPEQPELHLDAGAGDPEALALQVLAHLGLD; encoded by the coding sequence ATGAGCACGCCTTCTAGCAGCGCCGCCACCGACATCGCGTCCTACCTCAAGCAGCACGAAGCCAAGCCGCTGCTGCGCTTCATCACCTGCGGCAGTGTGGACGACGGCAAGAGCACGCTGATCGGCCGCCTGCTGTACGACAGCAAGCGCCTGTTCGACGACCAGCTGGCTGCGCTGGAGAAGGACAGCCGCAAGCACGGCACCCAGGGCGAACGCATCGACTATGCGCTGCTGCTGGACGGCCTGGCCGCCGAGCGCGAGCAGGGCATCACCATCGACGTGGCCTACCGTTACTTCGACACCGACCAGCGGAAGTTCATCGTCGCCGACTGCCCCGGCCACGAGCAGTACACGCGCAACATGGCCACCGGCGCGTCCACCGCGGACCTGGCCGTGGTGCTGGTGGATGCACGCAAGGGCCTGCTGACCCAGACCCACCGGCACAGCTACATCGTGTCGCTGCTCGGCATCCGCCACGTCGTGCTCGCAGTGAACAAGATGGACCTGGTCGACTTCGACCCGGCCGTGTTCGCGCGCATTGCCGCCGACTACCGCGCGCTGGCGCAGCGCCTGGGTATCGACGAGGTCACCTGCATCCCACTGTCGGCGCTGGAGGGCGACAACCTGTCGTCGCGGTCGGCGCGCACGCCCTGGTACGAGGGTCCCGCGTTGCTCGAACACCTGGAGCGCGTGCAGATCGACGCGCTGGACGGTGGCGCCGGCCTGCGCCTGCCGGTGCAATGGGTGAATCGTCCCCACCAGAACTTCCGCGGCTACGCCGGCACGATCGCGGCCGGTGTGGTCAAGCCGGGCGACGAGGTGGTCGTGCTGCCGTCATCGCGCCGCACGCGCGTGGCGCAGGTGCTCGATGCCGATGGGGAGGTCGCGTCCGCTTCGGCCGGCCAGGCGGTCACGCTGACCCTGGCCGACGAAATCGACATCAGCCGCGGCGACGTGATCGCCGCCGCCGGCGATCCGCCCGAAGTCGCCGACCAGTTCGCCGCCCACCTGCTGTGGATGTCCGACGCGCCGCTGCTGCCGGGCCGGCCGTACTGGCTGAAGATCGGCGCACGCACGGTGTCGGCCACGGTCACCGAGATCAAGCACCGCATCGACGTGAACACGCAGGAGCACCTGGCCGCCAAGCGGCTGGAGCTCAACGAAGTGGGCTACTGCAACCTCAGCCTGGACGAGCCGATCGCGTTCGAGGCCTATGCGCGTAATCGCGCGCTGGGCGGTTTCATCCTGATCGACCGCTACGACAACGCGACCGCCGGTGCCGGCACGCTGGACTTCGCCCTGCGACGCGCGGGCAACGTGCACTGGCAGCACGTGGACGTGGACAAGGCGGCGCGCGCGCGGCAGAAGGGACAGGCGCCGAAGGTGCTCTGGTTCACCGGCCTGTCCGGTGCGGGCAAGTCGACGATCGCCAACCTGGTGGACAAGCGCCTGCATGCGCTGGGTTACCACAGCTTCCTGCTGGACGGCGACAACGTGCGCCACGGGCTGAACCGCGACTTGGGCTTCACCGACGAGGATCGCGTGGAGAACATCCGCCGCGTGGCGGAAGTGGCCAGGCTGATGGCCGACGCCGGCCTGATCGTGCTGGTCAGCTTCATCTCGCCCTTCCGTGCCGAGCGCCGGATGGCGCGCGCACGTTTCGACGACGGCGAGTTCGTCGAAGTGTTCGTCGATGTGCCGTTGGCCGTGGCCGAAGCGCGCGACGTGAAGGGGCTGTACAAGAAGGCGCGTGCCGGCCTGATCCCCAACTTCACCGGCATCGATTCCCCGTACGAAGCGCCGGAGCAGCCGGAGCTTCATCTGGACGCGGGCGCGGGCGATCCGGAGGCGCTGGCCCTGCAGGTCCTGGCCCATCTCGGCCTCGACTGA
- the cysD gene encoding sulfate adenylyltransferase subunit CysD: MTAVHRLSHLDRLEAESIHILREVAAEFRNPVLLYSVGKDSSVLLHLLLKAFAPARPPIPLLHVDTRWKFREMIAFRDRRAAETGVDLRVHINPDGIARDIGPISHGATVHTDVMKTQGLKQALDHYKFDAAIGGARRDEEKSRAKERVFSFRNDKHRWDPKNQRPELWNLYNARINTGESVRVFPLSNWTELDIWLYIYREHIPVVPLYFAAERPVVERDGALLMVDDERLPLREGEVPQQRRVRFRTLGCYPLTGAIESDADSLEKIIAEMLVTTSSERQGRVIDHDPGASMEKKKLEGYF; encoded by the coding sequence ATGACCGCCGTACACCGCCTGTCCCACCTCGACCGCCTGGAAGCGGAAAGCATCCACATCCTGAGGGAGGTCGCCGCCGAGTTCCGCAACCCGGTGCTGCTGTACTCGGTGGGCAAGGACAGCTCGGTGCTGCTGCACCTGCTGCTGAAGGCGTTCGCCCCGGCCCGGCCGCCGATCCCGCTGCTGCACGTGGACACGCGCTGGAAGTTCCGCGAGATGATCGCCTTCCGCGACCGCCGCGCCGCCGAGACCGGCGTGGACCTGCGCGTGCACATCAACCCGGACGGCATCGCCCGCGACATCGGCCCGATCAGCCACGGCGCCACCGTCCACACCGACGTGATGAAGACCCAGGGCCTGAAGCAGGCGCTGGACCACTACAAGTTCGACGCGGCCATCGGCGGCGCCCGTCGCGACGAGGAAAAGTCGCGCGCCAAGGAGCGCGTGTTCTCGTTCCGCAACGACAAGCACCGCTGGGACCCGAAGAACCAGCGTCCCGAACTGTGGAACCTCTACAACGCGCGCATCAATACCGGCGAGAGCGTGCGGGTGTTCCCGCTGTCGAACTGGACCGAGCTGGACATCTGGCTCTACATCTACCGCGAGCACATCCCGGTGGTGCCGCTGTACTTCGCCGCCGAGCGGCCGGTGGTCGAGCGCGACGGCGCCCTGCTGATGGTGGATGACGAACGCCTCCCGCTGCGCGAGGGCGAAGTGCCCCAGCAGCGCCGCGTGCGCTTCCGCACGCTGGGCTGCTATCCGCTGACCGGCGCGATCGAGTCCGACGCCGATTCGCTGGAGAAGATCATCGCCGAGATGCTGGTGACCACCAGTTCCGAACGGCAGGGCCGGGTGATCGACCACGACCCCGGGGCGTCGATGGAGAAGAAGAAGCTGGAGGGCTACTTCTGA